In a genomic window of Mycolicibacter heraklionensis:
- a CDS encoding sensor domain-containing protein: protein MLAGLGLAAAGAAVAPVAAAGPSEPGVVSYAVLPKGSVGNIVGAPMGFEAVSGEPFQAFWVDDPACNNWADIGLPEVYNDPDLASFNSALTQTSATDQGHFVKQAVGVFATNEAAAAAFHRVVDRTVGCSGRTTAMHLDNGATQVWAFGGGPATATDAAWTKQEAGTDRRCFNQTRLRANVLLQAKVCQSGNAGPAVNVLAGAMQNSLGQ from the coding sequence CTGCTGGCGGGACTGGGACTGGCCGCTGCCGGCGCAGCGGTCGCCCCGGTCGCCGCAGCCGGGCCCTCCGAACCGGGCGTGGTCTCTTACGCGGTGCTGCCCAAGGGATCGGTCGGCAACATCGTCGGCGCACCGATGGGCTTCGAAGCGGTCTCCGGCGAGCCGTTCCAGGCCTTCTGGGTCGACGACCCGGCCTGCAACAACTGGGCCGACATCGGCCTGCCCGAGGTCTACAACGATCCGGATCTGGCGTCGTTCAACAGCGCCCTCACGCAGACCTCGGCCACCGATCAGGGGCACTTCGTCAAGCAGGCGGTGGGGGTGTTCGCCACCAATGAGGCTGCCGCCGCGGCCTTTCACCGGGTCGTCGACCGGACGGTCGGCTGCTCGGGCCGCACCACCGCGATGCACCTGGACAACGGAGCCACCCAGGTCTGGGCGTTCGGCGGCGGGCCGGCCACGGCAACGGACGCGGCCTGGACCAAGCAGGAGGCCGGCACCGACCGGCGCTGTTTCAACCAGACCCGACTGCGGGCGAACGTCTTGTTGCAGGCCAAGGTCTGTCAGTCCGGTAACGCCGGCCCGGCGGTGAACGTGCTGGCAGGCGCGATGCAGAACTCCCTGGGTCAGTAA
- a CDS encoding catalase: MTEHYTTTDAGIPAPSDGESLTIGPDGPILLQDHYLIEQMAMFNRERTPERQPHAKGGGAFGHFEVTADVTRYTRAAVFAPGAKTQTLTRFSTVAGERGSPDTWRDPRGFATKFYTSEGNFDLVGNNTPVFFMRDPLKFQHFIRSQKRRAANNLRDHNMQWDFWSLTPESAHQVTWLMGDRGIPKNWRHMNGYSSHTYSWINAAGEIFWVKYHFISDQGVDFLTQEEADRLAGVDADYHQRDLYEAIERGEYPSWTLKMQIMPFEEAKTYRYNPFDLTKVWPHADYPLIDVGKLTLDRNVSDYHSEIEQAAFQPNNMVPGTGLSPDKMLLARGFSYADAHRARIGTNYSQLPVNAPKVDVHSYSKDGAMRFVNATDPVYAPNSMGGPKADPARAAEVRWHADGDMVRAAYTLREDDDDFSQARTLVRDVLDDDARKRLASNIIGHVSAGVTEPVLSRVFEYWRNIDPDLGRAVEAGVRANLA, encoded by the coding sequence ATGACCGAGCACTACACCACGACCGATGCCGGCATCCCGGCGCCCAGCGACGGCGAATCGCTGACGATCGGCCCGGATGGCCCCATCCTGCTGCAGGACCACTATCTGATCGAGCAGATGGCGATGTTCAACCGGGAGCGCACCCCGGAACGTCAGCCGCACGCCAAGGGGGGTGGGGCATTCGGGCACTTCGAGGTCACCGCGGACGTCACCCGGTACACCAGGGCCGCGGTGTTTGCGCCGGGCGCCAAGACGCAGACACTGACGAGGTTCTCCACCGTCGCGGGTGAGCGGGGCAGCCCAGACACCTGGCGGGACCCGCGAGGTTTCGCGACGAAGTTCTACACCTCTGAGGGCAACTTCGACCTGGTGGGCAACAACACCCCGGTCTTCTTCATGCGTGACCCGCTGAAGTTCCAACACTTCATCCGCTCCCAGAAGCGTCGCGCGGCCAACAACCTGCGCGACCACAACATGCAGTGGGACTTCTGGAGCCTCACGCCGGAGTCGGCCCACCAGGTCACCTGGCTGATGGGGGATCGGGGTATTCCGAAGAACTGGCGCCACATGAACGGCTATTCCAGCCACACCTACAGCTGGATCAACGCCGCCGGTGAGATCTTCTGGGTGAAGTACCACTTCATCAGCGACCAGGGCGTGGATTTCCTCACGCAGGAGGAGGCCGACCGGTTGGCCGGTGTCGATGCCGACTATCACCAGCGGGACCTGTATGAGGCGATCGAGCGCGGTGAATACCCGAGTTGGACGCTGAAGATGCAGATCATGCCGTTCGAGGAGGCGAAGACCTACCGCTACAACCCGTTTGACCTCACCAAGGTATGGCCGCACGCCGACTACCCGCTGATCGACGTCGGCAAGCTGACCCTGGACCGCAATGTCAGCGACTATCACAGTGAGATCGAGCAGGCGGCGTTCCAGCCCAACAACATGGTGCCCGGCACCGGTTTGAGTCCGGACAAGATGCTGCTGGCTCGAGGTTTCTCGTATGCCGACGCGCACCGCGCCCGGATCGGGACCAACTACAGCCAATTGCCGGTCAACGCACCGAAAGTCGACGTGCACAGCTACTCCAAGGACGGCGCCATGCGGTTCGTCAACGCGACGGACCCGGTGTACGCGCCGAACTCGATGGGCGGCCCCAAGGCCGACCCGGCTCGTGCCGCGGAAGTGCGCTGGCACGCCGACGGAGACATGGTGCGTGCCGCTTACACGCTGCGCGAAGACGACGACGACTTCAGCCAGGCCCGCACCCTGGTCCGCGACGTCCTCGATGATGATGCACGGAAACGGTTGGCTTCCAATATTATTGGTCATGTGTCGGCCGGTGTCACCGAGCCGGTGCTGTCCCGAGTGTTCGAATACTGGCGCAACATCGACCCCGATCTGGGGCGCGCGGTGGAGGCCGGGGTGCGGGCCAACCTTGCCTGA